One genomic segment of Hevea brasiliensis isolate MT/VB/25A 57/8 chromosome 3, ASM3005281v1, whole genome shotgun sequence includes these proteins:
- the LOC110650907 gene encoding uncharacterized protein LOC110650907, with translation MSNWRRRKGEINHPEVKRTTRSHHRQPPHGSWQPTVPSWEKRFCYSVGLVPWGKLLETKKSMYLYENIVQWNDSAGEEAFHNAKNRFWAKINGLHCDISLPDPDIYIDEIDWNSNIDPELYLDLEREPKYPDEKDKEEEVVIFGCSLLNQSFSCTGWGEAEEEVQKTATAALYPGFRDFNQKGNNGNPRESNVSQANGAMIDNEWANCWSDSYRWKNNYEWDSNYKQWNNFNDTTGGDWETWDENSWKNEGAGCYMSRYKTSRFGGNDHQTDRGGWRNGRGRKGMNFAY, from the exons ATGAGTAACTGGAGGAGACGTAAAGGTGAAATTAATCATCCAGAAGTTAAGAGGACGACAAGATCACACCATAGACAGCCTCCTCATG GTAGTTGGCAGCCAACTGTACCATCATGGGAGAAAAGATTCTGCTATTCAGTTGGTTTGGTTCCATGGGGCAAGCTATTGGAAACCAAAAAGTCTATGTACCTATATGAGAATATAGTTCAGTGGAATGACTCTGCTGGTGAAGAGGCTTTTCACAATGCTAAAAACCGGTTTTGGGCGAAGATTAATGGTCTTCATTGTGACATATCATTGCCCGATCCTGATATTTATATTGATGAAATTGACTGGAATTCCAACATTGACCCTGAATTGTACTTAGATTTGGAACGGGAGCCCAAATATCCTGATGAGAAAGATAAAGAGGAGGAAGTTGTGATTTTTGGTTGTTCTCTCCTGAATCAGTCATTTTCGTGCACCGGATGGGGGGAGGCTGAAGAGGAGGTGCAAAAGACAGCCACTGCAGCTTTGTATCCTGGATTTAGAGATTTTAATCAAAAGGGTAATAATGGAAACCCCAGGGAGAGCAATGTTTCTCAGGCCAATGGAGCCATGATTGATAATGAATGGGCAAATTGTTGGAGTGATTCATATAGATGGAAAAATAATTACGAGTGGGACAGTAATTATAAGCAGTGGAATAATTTCAATGATACAACTGGTGGAGATTGGGAAACATGGGATGAGAATAGCTGGAAGAACGAGGGTGCTGGCTGCTACATGTCAAGGTATAAAACCTCCAGGTTTGGAGGGAATGACCATCAGACGGATCGTGGAGGGTGGAGGAATGGAAGGGGGAGGAAGGGGATGAATTTTGCATATTAA